The DNA sequence TTGCCCCGGCCGCCTTGCCCGGCCAGCCGGATTCGCTGGCCGTCCAGGACACCGACCGGAATGTCGACGTCGTACTGCCGTCCGTCCAGACGGAGAGTGCGTTTGCCGCCCCGATACGCCTCTTCCAGGGTCAGTTCCAGTTCCGCTTCCTGATCGGCGCCGGGAATCGGCCCGTACCCGCCACCGCCGCCGAACATCTGCCCGAAGAGGTCCTCGAAGTCGACGCCGCCCTCGCCACCGACACCGCGACCGAAGTGCACCCTTCTGCCCCCGCCCCCACCGCCGTACCCGCCGCCGCCGAACCCGCCGCCGTACCCACCGGCGCTTGCCCGGACCCGTTCGTCGTAGTCCTCGGGCACACGCCGGAAGTCGTCACCGAATCGGTCGTAGCGTTTCCGGGTGTCCGGGTCGGACAACACCTGGTAGGCCTCGTTGGCCTCCTTGAACCTGTCCTCCGCAGTGGGGTCCTTGTTCACGTCGGGGTGATACTTGCGGGCCAACTTGCGGTAGGCCTGCTGGATTTCGTCGGTGCCGGCGCCCCGAGAAACCCCGAGCACTTCGTAGTAGTCACGCGCCATCGGTGCTCACCCCTCGGGGCGGCTGACGACCACCGCGGCGGGACGCAACTGCCGCCCGTCCTCTCCATAGCCCGGGCGCAAGACCTCGACCACGGTCCCGGAGGGAAGGTCGGGTTGGGCCACCACACTGACCACTTCATGGAGCTCCGGAGAGAACGGCACACCGACCTCGTCGTGGCGCTCGAAGCCGAACCGTGACAGCACCTGCACCGCCTGATCCCGGATCGCCTTCACACCCTCGACGACGGCCTGAGGATCGCTGCCCGCATGGGCCAGCGCAAGCTCCAAATTGTCCAGGACAGGCAGCCACGCCGCGGAAACCTTCGCCACCTCCGCGGCGCGTTCACGATCCAGATCCTTGGCATACCGCTTGCGCAGGTTGTCCAGATCTGCGAGGGCCCTGCGCCAGCGGTCCTCGAGTTGAGCCAACTCGGCCCCCGTGTCGGTGCGATCAGGCGCCGTCTCGGTCTGATCCCCGTCGGTACCGTCGGTAGCCGGCTCGGTCGTCGAATGATCAGCAGACCTCTCCATCAGGTGCCTCAGCTCCGATCGAACTCGGCGTCGATCACGTCGTCATCATCCGACGACGCAGCCTCTGCGCCGCCGCCTGGTGTCCGTCGCCGCCGCCGGCTTGGACCGGCGCGAGCCCGTAGAGCAGCTGCTGCAGCTCCGAGGTCAGGGGCTCTATCTCCGAGGGTGAAGCACCGTCTTTCACAGCCTTCCTGGCGTCGGCGATCAGCATCTCGGCACGCGCCTTGTCGTGCGGGGGCGCACTGTCACCGAGTTCGGCGAGTCGCCGTTCCACCTGGTAGGCAACCGAATCGAGCGCGTTGCGTGCGTCGACCGCCTTGCGCAGCTCCTCGTCCTCACCCCGGTTCCGTTCGGCCTCCGCAAGCATGCGCTCGACCTCACTCTGGTCCAGGTTGCCCTGCTCACTGATCGTGATGCTCTGCTCCTTGCCGGTGTCCTTGTCGCGGGCGGTGACGTTGAGGATGCCGTTAGCGTCGATATCGAAAGTGACTTCGACCTGGGCCTCGCCACGTGGCGCGGGGCGGATGTCTTCCAGCCGGAACCGGCCGAGGACCCGGTTGTCGGCGGCCCGTTCGCGTTCGCCCTGCAGCACCACGACGTCCACGGCGGACTGATTGTCTTCCGCCGTGGAGAACACTTCGCTGCGCCGGGCCGGGATCGTCGTATTGCGCTCGATGATCTTGGTCATCACCCCGCCCTGCGTCTCGACGCCGAGGGACAGCGGGGTGACGTCGAGCAACAGTACGTCGGAGACCTCACCTTTGAGCACGCCCGCCTGGACTGCGGCACCGAGCGCCACGACCTCGTCCGGGTTGACGCCCATGTGGGGGTCCTTACCGCCGGTGAGCCGGCGAACGAGTGCCTGTACCGCCGGAATGCGTGTCGAACCACCGACCAGGATCACCTCGTCGATGTCGTTGGCGGTGATCTTGGCGTCACTCATTGCCTGCTTTACCGGACCGAGGCAGCGTTCCACCAGATCTGCCGTCAGGTCCTCGAACTTCGATCGCATGATCGTGGTGGTGAGGTGTTTGGGACCGTTCGCGTCTGCGGTGACGAAGGGCAAGTTGACCTGGGCTTGAGTTACCGAGGACAACTCGACCTTGGCTTTCTCCGCGGCCTCGAAGAGGCGTTGCAATGCCTGCGCATCCTTGCGCAGATCGATGTTCTCCGCGCTCTGGAATTCGTCGGCAAGGTAGTCCACCAGGCGTCGGTCGAAGTCGTCTCCGCCGAGGTGGGAGTCGCCGGCCGTCGAGCGAACCTCGACTACTCCCTCGCCGACATCGAGCAGACTCACATCGAAGGTGCCGCCGCCGAGGTCGAAGACCAGTACGGTCTCGTGGGTCTGCTTGTCCATGCCGTACGCCAGTGCCGCCGCGGTCGGCTCGTTGATGATCCGCAGGACCTCGAGGCCCGCGATCCGGCCGGCGTCTTTGGTGGCGTTGCGCTGCGCGTCATTGAAATAGGCCGGAACGGTGATGACCGCTTCCTTCACCTTCTCACCGAGGAACTTGCTCGCGTCATCTACGAGCTTGCGCAGCACGAGGGCACTGATCTCCTCCGGCGCGTACTTCTTTCCCCGCACGTCGAATCGTGCCTCACCGTTGTCACCCGGCACGACGTCGAAGCTGACCGCTTTGGCCTCCTCGGAGATCTCGTCGTAATGACGTCCGATGAAGCGTTTCGCCGAGTAGATCGTGCCCTTCGGATTCAAGATCGCCTGCCGTCGGGCCAGCTGACCCACCAGGCGCTCGCCGCTATCGGTGAACGCCACCACCGACGGCGTCGTCCGCGCACCCTCGACATTGGAGATCACCACCGGCTCGCCGCCTTGCCAGCTTGCGATGACCGAGTTGGTGGTGCCCAGGTCTATACCCACAGCAGTCGCCATGACTCATTCCTTTCGATCGGTCCGGCCGGTGAGCAAGCGGACGGCTTCGTCCGCGACCTCGACATCGGCGAGGACTTCGTAGTGACGTGGTTGTAATGACTGGATTGAGGTGAAGTCGCGCCGGCCGCCCTGCAGCGCATACATGAGCAGGCCGAGCAGAGCGCCGACAACGGCGCCGAATACCAACCCGTAGAAGGCGAGCGCGAGGCCCGTGAGCAGCGCGGCTGGACCCAATCGAGTAACCCGAAGATCCAGCCGAACAGCGCACCCGTCAGCGCGCCCGCGGCGGCGCCGCGCAGAGCGGCCCAGCCGTAGTTCAATCGGCCGACGATCTGCTCGACCAGCTCGATGTCGCGACCGACGATGGCCAGTTTGTCTACCGTGAAATGCTGGTCGGAGAGGTAGTCGACGGCGCTCTCGGCGTCGGCATAGGTGTCGAATGTCGCAATCACCTGGCGAGCAGGTGGGTGTGGACTTACGGCGGAGGTTCCGCCACTGGACTCTGACATCACGCCCCCTCGGCGTCGATGTTGTGGGGTTTCGCCGAGCCTGTGCGTACCGGTACGGCCCGGCCTTCGGACAACCGGTTGGGCTCACGAACGGCCCAACCGCAATGCGAGTTCTTCATCCGCCTTCGGGCGGTCAACACAATTCGCCTATCGACAGTCCTGGCTTGCAATCACTGAAATGACGCTAACCCTTGTCGGGGGCCGACGCAAATTCGCCTATCGGGCGTCGACAATAGAGGCGCAATGGCGTCCATACCTGCCCTGGGCATAGATGTCCGCCGGAACCCGCTCGAGGCGACCGGTACACGCAACTCCGGGTACCGGCCACTACTCCGGTGCGTCCACGAGTAGAACTCCCGATCCAGTCATCTTCGCAGCCGACGCGGTGAGTGGCAAGGCCCGCACAAGTCGAAAGCGGGAAGCGAATTCCGCAATGACAGTACAGTCGCTGACACGCTGGCAATAACCGTTCCTTCATGCTCACGTACAGGAGCAGGTGCTCGATGGCGGAACGACAAGTTCCTGGCGCCGAGAGAACCGGCGGGAGAAATCCATTTTCCAAACGGTCGGTTTATCCATCCACTGGAGCCATGCCCACCGGATTCCACTGGGCGGCAACCGAATCGGAGACGCTCCAGATTAGAATTGTATGAAAAAGTTGGTAGCGCAACAAGATAGGAAGCATCTTGGCTCTCAGTGGTGGAGCATGCGCGCTGCCGTTCGTCGATGCCGGTTGCCTGGGTGCATCGAAGCGGTTCGGTGACCGGTCTCGGGCGCCGCCGGGGGTATGTTGATCGGGTGGGCCCGCTCGCGGCAGGTGCAAGTAGGAGACCGATTCCTCACGGAGGCGGTGGCTGATGCGCGTACCGTCGACCGTACGTTCCTCGATCTGGGTGCCGCTGGTCGCGATCGTGGTCCTCCTCCTCGCGGGATGCGGCGCCTCGGCTCCCACCACCTCGACGCCCTCAGCGGGACCTGCCGTAGACCTGCCGGCACTGGTCCGGCAGGTGGAGGCCTCGGTCGTCACCGTGCTTACCGGGTCCGGCGTGGGCAGCGGCATCGTCTACAAGACCGACGGCACCGTCGTCACCAACGCCCACGTGGTCGAGGGTGCCCGGCAGGTGAGTGTGGCCTTCGCGGACGGGCAACAGGTGTCCGCGAACGTGCGGGCCGTCGATCGTGTGACCGACGTCGCGGTCCTTCAAGCGGACCGCACGGATCTGACTGCGGCGACGTTCGAGACAGCGTTGCCAGAGGTCGGCGCGCTCGCCGTAGTCGTGGGCAGTCCGCTGGGGTTCGAGGCCACGGTCACCTCGGGCATCATCTCAGGATTGCACCGTCAGATCCCCGGGTCGGCTTCCACCGGGGCGCCGCTGGTTGACCTGATCCAGACCGACGCCGCGATCTCGCCGGGTAACTCCGGGGGTGCCCTGATCGACGGACAAGGGCGGGTCGTGGGGATGAGCCAGGCCTACATTCCCCCGTCGGCGGGTGCGGTGGCTCTGGGCTTCGCCATCCCCGCGGCGAATGTCGTCGACGTCGCAGACCAACTGCTGGCCTCGGGAACTGCACAGCATGCGTACGTCGGCATTCAGCCCGGCACGCTGAGCCCGCAGATCGCCGAACAACTGGCAGTCGACCGCACCAGCGGTGCCGTCGTCCTCGAGGTCGTCCCGCTCGGTCCGGCTGCGACGGCGGGTATCCGGCCGGGCGATGTCATCACCGCGGTCAACGGCCACGACATCGAGTCGGCGGAGGACTTCATCGCGGCGCTCCGTGCCCTCGACCCGGGCGATCGAGTCGATTTGACCGTGCTCCGCGGTGGCGAGACCCAGCAGATCTCGGTCACAGTGACAGACCGCCCCGCCAGCTGAACGACTATTCCAAGAACGACCAAAACGGGGCGGGCGGGATCTGTGTTGCGGGCGGTCCGGCCCGCAGCGTTGCGGGTATCGCAGGCGTTGAGCAGCATTACCGTCCGCGTGTCCTTGGGACACAAAATTGGGAATACCAACTTCAACTTCGGGTCAGCCACGAACTGGGTGGACTGTCCTGTGCTCATCGGATTTGCTGACGCTCCTGATGGGCGCCGAGGGTGACGAGGGCCTCGATGCCGACTTTGTCGGCGGCGAGGTCGCAGAAGGCCTCGAATCGGGTCGTCGCGGCCGTCCTGTCGTATCGGGAGGTGGGATCGTCGATGTCGGTTGCCTCGGCCAGCGCGGTCAGATACCGCTGGGCCGTGCACAGGTCGTCGTTGGCCTCGATTACGGTGGCGTCGCGCAAGTCGTGCCGGCAGAACGGACGCACCTTCCGATCGGCGCTCTCGCGCGGACACCGTTGGGGGCAGTGCCATGGCGGGCCGTGCCTGCCGAGCCAGGTGGTGTCGGAGAATGGCACCTGCCCGCAACCGGGACACCGGGTCTGCAACCGCAGTCGGTGCCGCAGGCAGATCGGAAGCAACGGGTGCGCCCATTGCCTCTGCCAGATGCAGTCCGGCTCGGCGAGACACCGTGGACAAAACCGGGACCCGCTGAAGTGGTGCCGGATCCGCTTACGGGCCTCACGCAGTTCAGCGGACTCGGTCGCGCTCACACCAGGGCTGCGGCCCTCATCGATATCCGCGCGTCGCATCCACTTGTGCAACGTCATCGGATGCACACCGAAGTCCTTGGCGACCTGCTCGATCGTGACACCTTCGCCACGATCACGAGCCACCCGGACCACATCGTCACGGAACTCCTGGGGGTACGGCTTAGGCACAGCTACATCCTTCCCGACCGCCCGAAGGCAAGCCAGATCAGATGTCACCTATCCGTGCAGCAGTCCCCGACGACGTTGTCCGCGTCGCCCAGAACCGTGAAGACGGTGTGACTCTCGAACAGATCGCTGCCGACTTCGGTATCCACC is a window from the Williamsia sp. DF01-3 genome containing:
- a CDS encoding DnaJ C-terminal domain-containing protein; its protein translation is MARDYYEVLGVSRGAGTDEIQQAYRKLARKYHPDVNKDPTAEDRFKEANEAYQVLSDPDTRKRYDRFGDDFRRVPEDYDERVRASAGGYGGGFGGGGYGGGGGGRRVHFGRGVGGEGGVDFEDLFGQMFGGGGGYGPIPGADQEAELELTLEEAYRGGKRTLRLDGRQYDVDIPVGVLDGQRIRLAGQGGRGNGDAPPGDLYLVVRIKPHPRFRVQGRDIYVDLPVSPWEAVLGSTVVVPTPGGEAKVKVVPGSSTGRKLRLRGEGMPNPRGANGNLYAEIKVMVPPKPTARERELFEQLAAESNFDPRKQP
- a CDS encoding nucleotide exchange factor GrpE — protein: MERSADHSTTEPATDGTDGDQTETAPDRTDTGAELAQLEDRWRRALADLDNLRKRYAKDLDRERAAEVAKVSAAWLPVLDNLELALAHAGSDPQAVVEGVKAIRDQAVQVLSRFGFERHDEVGVPFSPELHEVVSVVAQPDLPSGTVVEVLRPGYGEDGRQLRPAAVVVSRPEG
- a CDS encoding S1C family serine protease, whose translation is MRVPSTVRSSIWVPLVAIVVLLLAGCGASAPTTSTPSAGPAVDLPALVRQVEASVVTVLTGSGVGSGIVYKTDGTVVTNAHVVEGARQVSVAFADGQQVSANVRAVDRVTDVAVLQADRTDLTAATFETALPEVGALAVVVGSPLGFEATVTSGIISGLHRQIPGSASTGAPLVDLIQTDAAISPGNSGGALIDGQGRVVGMSQAYIPPSAGAVALGFAIPAANVVDVADQLLASGTAQHAYVGIQPGTLSPQIAEQLAVDRTSGAVVLEVVPLGPAATAGIRPGDVITAVNGHDIESAEDFIAALRALDPGDRVDLTVLRGGETQQISVTVTDRPAS
- a CDS encoding TniQ family protein, with product MPKPYPQEFRDDVVRVARDRGEGVTIEQVAKDFGVHPMTLHKWMRRADIDEGRSPGVSATESAELREARKRIRHHFSGSRFCPRCLAEPDCIWQRQWAHPLLPICLRHRLRLQTRCPGCGQVPFSDTTWLGRHGPPWHCPQRCPRESADRKVRPFCRHDLRDATVIEANDDLCTAQRYLTALAEATDIDDPTSRYDRTAATTRFEAFCDLAADKVGIEALVTLGAHQERQQIR